A genomic segment from Lytechinus variegatus isolate NC3 chromosome 10, Lvar_3.0, whole genome shotgun sequence encodes:
- the LOC121423020 gene encoding uncharacterized protein LOC121423020: MDFGVKESEYVWLIRKVKKHPRLFCVNRMDAEQYSFEDFDFDEPEPSTSFDQSSDWDSSADVTLTEDRLKESQTEETKTACKQLNHIKERQASIEKAAEESKDGPRNYVRLGSSGRSAFRSAKAVQRSSWAGSKSKAFFTHGRSRSWDFEDSGSGDMKEYEEPDVDNGFVRTGQGGTGKDGQSVRGILQNRVGAVSQNQRQSSDSNIKERTDLEPIGEQRQQEDKFSVRTRNNVHHVRWRANALTTKHIYRSNPHIYNGGPKLLHSASVDSSLPPNQSSPIRPAGLIDRKDRYQSTMHGELHSQRTSDGFGPVLQNRLPHQMKGQSLDSLPSAAERIRLFGPKDLIYDLNTQGGQLELPSRNSPLDLASSTDSGVSVSTTVESLESLEPEMARQLLMDIPPASLSPAASKLKRKPIVLPSDNPGALDKALGIPPSGRHGDTQTALDKVLGLPPSGRQAASGEKGSGDNLGQGEMNEVRPRPASYHW, from the exons ATGGATTTTGGAGTCAAAGAATCAGAGTATGTTTGGTTGATTCGGAAAGTGAAGAAACACCCACGTCTATTTTGCGTAAATcg GATGGATGCTGAGCAGTACAGCTTTGAAGATTTCGATTTTGACGAGCCAGAGCCCAGCACGTCTTTTGACCAGAGCAGCGACTGGGATTCCTCTGCAGACGTAACGCTGACGGAGGATCGGTTGAAGGAATCACAGACCGAAGAAACAAAAACTGCCTGTAAACAGTTGAATCATATCAAGGAGAGGCAAGCCTCGATTGAGAAGGCCGCAGAAGAAAGTAAAGATGGCCCCAGGAACTATGTAAGACTGGGAAGCAGTGGAAGATCTGCGTTTAGAAGTGCAAAGGCTGTCCAAAGATCATCTTGGGCAGGGTCAAAGAGCAAAGCATTTTTCACCCATGGTAGGAGCAGGTCATGGGACTTTGAGGATTCAGGTAGTGGTGATATGAAAGAATACGAAGAACCTGATGTTGATAATGGCTTTGTAAGGACAGGTCAAGGTGGGACAGGAAAAGATGGTCAGTCAGTTCGAGGTATCCTTCAGAATCGGGTTGGTGCAGTCAGCCAAAATCAACGCCAGAGTAGTGACAGTAACATCAAGGAACGGACTGATCTAGAGCCTATTGGGGAGCAGCGCCAGCAGGAGGATAAATTTAGTGTAAGAACTCGAAACAATGTCCATCATGTCAGATGGAGAGCAAACGCATTGACAACAAAGCATATTTACAGGTCGAATCCTCACATATACAATGGAGGACCCAAACTTTTACATTCAGCGAGTGTGGATTCATCACTCCCTCCAAACCAATCTAGTCCAATCCGTCCTGCGGGGCTCATAGACCGCAAGGACCGCTACCAGTCCACTATGCACGGTGAGCTCCACTCGCAGCGCACCTCAGATGGCTTTGGCCCAGTCCTCCAGAATAGACTACCTCACCAAATGAAAGGCCAAAGCCTTGACAGCCTGCCATCGGCAGCAGAGAGAATCCGCTTATTTGGTCCTAAAGACCTCATCTACGACCTGAACACACAAGGTGGACAGCTTGAATTGCCTTCCAGAAACTCTCCCTTGGACCTTGCCAGTAGTACAGACTCTGGGGTGAGTGTGTCAACAACTGTTGAATCTCTGGAATCTCTGGAGCCAGAGATGGCTCGACAGCTCTTGATGGACATCCCCCCAGCCAGTCTCAGTCCTGCAGCCAGTAAGTTGAAGAGGAAGCCCATTGTCTTACCATCAGACAATCCTGGTGCCCTGGACAAGGCACTTGGGATTCCTCCAAGCGGAAGGCACGGGGACACCCAGACAGCCTTGGACAAGGTGCTGGGGCTACCTCCGAGTGGGAGACAGGCTGCTTCaggagagaaaggatcaggtgACAACCTTGGACAAGGAGAGATGAATGAAGTAAGACCAAGGCCAGCTTCTTATCACTGGTAA